The DNA sequence ATCATATTTCTTCTCCTATTCTTCAATCTCATTTCATTATAGTAGTTATCGACAAAAATGTAACGCAAATTTTTTGATTGTCTGAGACATTTTCAAAATAAGTGAAAATTGAATTTTGTAAGTGTTATAATAACGTAGCAATAGAGATATTATTAAGAAAAGCGACGGTGCACGAGAGATGAAATTAACGCAAACGCATTTTGAAATTATCAAGTTTATTATTGTAGGCGGCATTAATACATTGAACTATTACATCGTCTATTTATTACTGCTTAAATTAATAGGTGTTAATTACCTTGTCAGTCATATTACAGGGTTCATTGTCAGTTTTGTGATTTCGTATTACTTGAACTGTTACTTTGTCTATAAAGTCAAACCGACATGGAAGAAGTTTATTCAGTTTCCGCTTACACAAGTGGTGAATATGGGGATGCAGACGGTGCTGTTGTATATCTTTGTACAATGGTTTCATATCTCATCAGTCATTGCGCCATTTGCCGGTCTGATCATTACAATACCTGTTACGTTCGTACTTTCTAAATATATTTTAAGAGATTGAATATCCAGTGAGATGTGTATAAAACAACGCATCTCGCTTTTTATTTTTCAAAGGGGAGGATGTGTTCTTAAATTAGGGGAGACTAACTATTAATTTAGCCCAAGAAATAAAAAAATAATTAAAAATGAAAAAATTGAAACCCGCTATAAAATACCGCATACTTAAAATGAATTATACAAAAAGGTGGGACATCCAATGTCGCAAAGTCTGAATTTGAAGCGTGCACAAAAGGGCGCGTATTTAAGTTTAGTAACCTATATTGTTTTATCGGTTGCTAAATATATTGTAGGTACAATCTATCATTCTGCTGCTGTACGTGCAGATGCGTTAAACAATATGACAGATATTCTCGTATCCATTGCGGTGATTGTCGGTTTGAAAATATCTATCAAACCGCCAGACAAAAATCATCCGTATGGTCATTTAAAATCTGAGAATATTGCTTCATTGCTTGTTTCATTCATTATTATGTTTGTCGGGGTACAAGTCATTATTCAAGATTTCCCAAGACTCTTTT is a window from the Staphylococcus sp. IVB6181 genome containing:
- a CDS encoding GtrA family protein, whose protein sequence is MKLTQTHFEIIKFIIVGGINTLNYYIVYLLLLKLIGVNYLVSHITGFIVSFVISYYLNCYFVYKVKPTWKKFIQFPLTQVVNMGMQTVLLYIFVQWFHISSVIAPFAGLIITIPVTFVLSKYILRD